Proteins co-encoded in one Lacerta agilis isolate rLacAgi1 chromosome 6, rLacAgi1.pri, whole genome shotgun sequence genomic window:
- the CSF1 gene encoding macrophage colony-stimulating factor 1 isoform X2 — protein MISHIAAAFLLLVACAIHGTEQKNRGCSRLIHDVHLNRLLDLVDSQMMKPSCELSFEYVDERELDDPKCFLRAAYSPLRNILESIEFKRNTPNSNTMKDVKDWHIEVGDCMNINSRDEEESKHCTKPFSQTSRQMLKLVHEYFSKAKEILSEGNFSHDCSSVFEKCSDSEGVVTDQDCPCPATSPMSGRGSASLLPTFEPSSSIADQLDSKEAAASTLQLFMQPGTMQTQGGSQGSTRPRMPRSTQRGQGAAAPTDFVASTEAVMSSPPEELALAAVSQGLDPLSANIASFLDSAVTLDSWSPRLKNISPPPSSQQSIEPMGTGSPLPGSGAGSSQTWPHEFPSHSSLFSGSTKPYLRKQWLRSTEMDVSGWAMTDTSSTSGLTLASLASLDSAESSGVPSSGSGATLSPSDPTLFPVSEDPVSAAQQLSRLVVTTNSPSSHRQVPPESYSSGSQGRAPGVLQNTQLRERRAEQEEGPAKGREPEDSMPGPGSDLSFIPSNTDKHSKKPEARVTQGMAVTYVVVPSVLGILLAVGGLLFYFHKSRMLARRRLQRNERNLERQEGRPLNRGEGDLELQIQEEEL, from the exons GTTGATAGCCAGATGATGAAGCCCTCTTGTGAGCTGTCCTTTGAGTATGTGGATGAGAGAGAGCTG GATGACCCCAAATGCTTTCTCAGAGCAGCATACTCGCCTCTAAGAAACATCCTTGAAAGTATTGAATTCAAGCGCAATACTCCAAACTCTAACACAATGAAGGATGTAAAGGACTGGCACATAGAAGTTGGAGACTGCATGAATATTAATAGCAGGGATGAAGAAGAGAGCAAG CACTGCACCAAGCCGTTCTCCCAGACTTCAAGGCAGATGCTGAAGCTGGTGCATGAGTACTTCAGCAAAGCTAAGGAAATCTTGTCCGAAGGAAATTTCAGCCACGATTGCAGCAGTGTCTTTGAGAAATGTTCTGACTCAGAAG GTGTGGTGACTGACCAGGATTGCCCGTGTCCAGCCACAAGCCCCATGAGTGGCAGAGGCTCAGCTTCTCTCCTTCCAACCTTTGAGCCCTCCTCTTCCATTGCAGACCAGCTGGACAGCAAAGAGGCAGCTGCCAGCACTCTCCAGCTCTTTATGCAGCCTGGCACCATGCAGACTCAAGGCGGGTCACAGGGTAGCACCAGGCCCAGGATGCCTAGGAGCACCCAAAGGGGCCAAGGAGCTGCAGCACCCACGGATTTCGTAGCTAGCACTGAGGCTGTCATGTCCTCGCCGCCAGAAGAACTAGCGTTGGCAGCTGTGTCCCAGGGACTTGACCCTCTGTCTGCAAACATTGCATCCTTCCTGGACTCAGCCGTAACCCTTGATTCCTGGTCCCCCAGGCTCAAAaacatttctccccctccttctagCCAACAAAGCATTGAACCTATGGGGACAGGGTCTCCTCTTCCTGGTTCTGGGGCTGGCAGCAGCCAGACATGGCCCCATGAATTCCCTTCCCATTCTTCCCTTTTCTCTGGCTCAACCAAACCCTACCTCAGAAAGCAGTGGCTTCGATCAACTGAAATGGATGTATCTGGTTGGGCTATGACTGACACAAGCAGCACATCTGGCCTGACTTTGGCGTCTCTTGCCAGTTTGGACTCTGCAGAGAGCTCAGGGGTGCCCTCCAGTGGCAGTGGGGCAACCCTCTCGCCCAGTGACCCCACACTCTTCCCTGTCTCTGAGGATCCTGTCTCTGCTGCACAACAGCTTTCTAGATTGGTGGTCACCACAAACAGTCCATCATCTCACAGGCAGGTACCCCCAGAAAGCTATTCCTCGGGCAGCCAAGGTAGAGCCCCAGGAGTACTGCAGAACACCCAGCTCCGAGAGAGACGAGCGGAACAAGAAGAGGGCCCAGCCAAGGGCAGGGAGCCGGAGGATAGCATGCCAGGTCCCGGCTCTGATCTGAGCTTCATTCCTTCGAACACAGACAAGCACAGCAAGAAGCCAGAAGCCAGAGTTACCCAAGGGATGGCTGTGACTTATGTGGTGGTGCCCAGTGTCCTGGGAATCCTGTTGGCCGTGGGTGGCCTGCTCTTCTACTTCCATAAATCCAGG ATGCTAGCCAGGAGGCGACTGCAGAGAAATGAGAGAAACCTGGAAAGGCAAGAAGGAAG gCCACTGAATAGAGGGGAGGGAGATCTGGAATTGCAGATACAGGAGGAGGAACTATGA
- the CSF1 gene encoding macrophage colony-stimulating factor 1 isoform X1: MISHIAAAFLLLVACAIHGTEQKNRGCSRLIHDVHLNRLLDLVDSQMMKPSCELSFEYVDERELDDPKCFLRAAYSPLRNILESIEFKRNTPNSNTMKDVKDWHIEVGDCMNINSRDEEESKHCTKPFSQTSRQMLKLVHEYFSKAKEILSEGNFSHDCSSVFEKCSDSEGKSAASSGVVTDQDCPCPATSPMSGRGSASLLPTFEPSSSIADQLDSKEAAASTLQLFMQPGTMQTQGGSQGSTRPRMPRSTQRGQGAAAPTDFVASTEAVMSSPPEELALAAVSQGLDPLSANIASFLDSAVTLDSWSPRLKNISPPPSSQQSIEPMGTGSPLPGSGAGSSQTWPHEFPSHSSLFSGSTKPYLRKQWLRSTEMDVSGWAMTDTSSTSGLTLASLASLDSAESSGVPSSGSGATLSPSDPTLFPVSEDPVSAAQQLSRLVVTTNSPSSHRQVPPESYSSGSQGRAPGVLQNTQLRERRAEQEEGPAKGREPEDSMPGPGSDLSFIPSNTDKHSKKPEARVTQGMAVTYVVVPSVLGILLAVGGLLFYFHKSRMLARRRLQRNERNLERQEGRPLNRGEGDLELQIQEEEL; encoded by the exons GTTGATAGCCAGATGATGAAGCCCTCTTGTGAGCTGTCCTTTGAGTATGTGGATGAGAGAGAGCTG GATGACCCCAAATGCTTTCTCAGAGCAGCATACTCGCCTCTAAGAAACATCCTTGAAAGTATTGAATTCAAGCGCAATACTCCAAACTCTAACACAATGAAGGATGTAAAGGACTGGCACATAGAAGTTGGAGACTGCATGAATATTAATAGCAGGGATGAAGAAGAGAGCAAG CACTGCACCAAGCCGTTCTCCCAGACTTCAAGGCAGATGCTGAAGCTGGTGCATGAGTACTTCAGCAAAGCTAAGGAAATCTTGTCCGAAGGAAATTTCAGCCACGATTGCAGCAGTGTCTTTGAGAAATGTTCTGACTCAGAAGGGAAGAGTGCAG CATC TTCAGGTGTGGTGACTGACCAGGATTGCCCGTGTCCAGCCACAAGCCCCATGAGTGGCAGAGGCTCAGCTTCTCTCCTTCCAACCTTTGAGCCCTCCTCTTCCATTGCAGACCAGCTGGACAGCAAAGAGGCAGCTGCCAGCACTCTCCAGCTCTTTATGCAGCCTGGCACCATGCAGACTCAAGGCGGGTCACAGGGTAGCACCAGGCCCAGGATGCCTAGGAGCACCCAAAGGGGCCAAGGAGCTGCAGCACCCACGGATTTCGTAGCTAGCACTGAGGCTGTCATGTCCTCGCCGCCAGAAGAACTAGCGTTGGCAGCTGTGTCCCAGGGACTTGACCCTCTGTCTGCAAACATTGCATCCTTCCTGGACTCAGCCGTAACCCTTGATTCCTGGTCCCCCAGGCTCAAAaacatttctccccctccttctagCCAACAAAGCATTGAACCTATGGGGACAGGGTCTCCTCTTCCTGGTTCTGGGGCTGGCAGCAGCCAGACATGGCCCCATGAATTCCCTTCCCATTCTTCCCTTTTCTCTGGCTCAACCAAACCCTACCTCAGAAAGCAGTGGCTTCGATCAACTGAAATGGATGTATCTGGTTGGGCTATGACTGACACAAGCAGCACATCTGGCCTGACTTTGGCGTCTCTTGCCAGTTTGGACTCTGCAGAGAGCTCAGGGGTGCCCTCCAGTGGCAGTGGGGCAACCCTCTCGCCCAGTGACCCCACACTCTTCCCTGTCTCTGAGGATCCTGTCTCTGCTGCACAACAGCTTTCTAGATTGGTGGTCACCACAAACAGTCCATCATCTCACAGGCAGGTACCCCCAGAAAGCTATTCCTCGGGCAGCCAAGGTAGAGCCCCAGGAGTACTGCAGAACACCCAGCTCCGAGAGAGACGAGCGGAACAAGAAGAGGGCCCAGCCAAGGGCAGGGAGCCGGAGGATAGCATGCCAGGTCCCGGCTCTGATCTGAGCTTCATTCCTTCGAACACAGACAAGCACAGCAAGAAGCCAGAAGCCAGAGTTACCCAAGGGATGGCTGTGACTTATGTGGTGGTGCCCAGTGTCCTGGGAATCCTGTTGGCCGTGGGTGGCCTGCTCTTCTACTTCCATAAATCCAGG ATGCTAGCCAGGAGGCGACTGCAGAGAAATGAGAGAAACCTGGAAAGGCAAGAAGGAAG gCCACTGAATAGAGGGGAGGGAGATCTGGAATTGCAGATACAGGAGGAGGAACTATGA